The following nucleotide sequence is from Triticum dicoccoides isolate Atlit2015 ecotype Zavitan chromosome 7B, WEW_v2.0, whole genome shotgun sequence.
AGCTGCTCAAGAACAGAAGCATTTCCCAGGATACAGCACGCCAGCTCAATCTGAGACTTGTAACACTGAAACCCACTCATGAAGACCGTCTTGAGATGATCATGGCGACGCATACAGGGAGCTTCCACTCCCGCCACCTCGGCACTTACGAAAGCACCGGACCTCAGATAGGACATCTGCATTGGAAGCTTGCAATCATTTGGTCAAATTAATCCAAATACAGTTCTTTCTTGAAGGTTCATATATTTAGTCTTTGCAACAAATAAAATGGTACTCACATTCAAGTCCAATGTCTCCAGTCGCGGTGCAGTGTCCAACCAATGGGCCAGTTGAAGAACTCCATTATAGTCATTTACATCTCTAGCAAGGACGATAATTTGACAAGTCATATGCCTCAGATGCATAAACATGCCCTGTGGTCTTAATGGCAGCTCCAGGGACTGAAACATGACATGAATAAATAAGATGACACAGACAGTAACACCAAGTTTGAATAATTATGAGGTAAGCTAAAAGATAAAACAGCAGGTAACCTGTCCATATTTTGATATAAAAGCTCGCACAATTAATATCTTCACTGGGGAAATGCTTGGAATTACATTGAATGCATGGGGCAGTACATTAGAGGCCTCAAACGCAATTGTTGTCTTCTCTAATTTTGAGCAACCATGAAGCACTATAGGGATCAGTCGTCCATCGTACTCAAAATGAGCAAGATCAGCTGCATGAATCTCAACCATCTGGATGTCTGTTCCAGCAATCAGCAAATGTTGAAGTTTATCGAGTTTGTGTGGTACGATTAAGTCATCCACACCAGAACACCATTTGATCTCTAAGTCCTCAAGTCTTGAACATTTTGCAAGCAAACCTGGAAAATCTCCAAATATCTGAACAGAGCTCAAAACAAGCCTTCTGAGTATTGTAAAGCGGCATAGtcctgagtgtggctttatagaaacaCTGGCGAGAGATAAGGACTGCACAAATGAGCTACCTTGATCCTCTAAGGCCTCAAGAGGAAAGTGGGGAGCTTCTTCAACTGGGTAATCAGATATCTTCAGATCAAAATCTATTATTTTTGCCTTTGATGAAGCGGCAAACCGAATCCACCTGTCAAGATGATGATAGTCCTCTTTGTGCAGGCGACAGATGATGCTGAACTTATTGATTCCAATCCCGCTATGCCGTTGAATAACGGAATTTACAGTTTCAATGAACTTTGCTCGTGTTATTTTGGTATTATACTGATTAGTGGATTGGTCATTGGTGCCAGTGCCATTGACCTGATCAGCGGAATTGTCATCGGTGTTAGAATCCACATCAACGGGTTCATTGAAACATAGGTCGCAGTGGAATCTCCAGAGCGTTGTCCAACTTCTTGAAACAATGCTCATCCTCACGGCCTCTTTCAGTGGCAGCAGTGAGATTATAACCGGCTGAACCTCCTGCGGCACAATGGAAAGGACCCGAATTTTTAGAGGGGTTGCATTTTTATCTAAAAGTAACTGGCtgacacaatgagctcaaagtgcatGTATTTTGAAGGAGAAATACGAGCAGATGCAGACCGCAACCTTTTGCGGTAGAGGGGTCTAACTGTAACTAAAATGAAGGTTCAGATATGTGAAGAGGAAATCTGAGCAGATGCAAGCTGCAGTTTTTTCACTGTAGCTTCACCAATTAAGCAAGATGCCCAATTCAAATCAATGAAGCCCACAGCAGCAAATCCCGCAAAACAGCAGTCTTTTTTTGTCCCAGAGTTCCAGATCTGTGGTCCGTCTAAGGGGGAAATTGAGGAAGTAATAACGGAATGGAAGTTACCGCCGGAAGGTCCTCCATCCGGAAGGACGGCCCGTCGGCGACGCCGTGGTGGTTCTCCGACCTGCTCCGcttggccgccgccgcctcttccatgGGTTGCTGCAGGGAGGGAGGAACCCTAGGGGGTTAACAGAGAAAGGGAGGGCACTCCGCAGATCGATCCATCCACCGGGAAAACATAGGAGAGAGGCTGCTCACCTGTCGATCTAGtggagaagggggaggaggagctgcttcgtcttccccggctccggccaTCTCTGCTCTGCTGCTCCCCTCCGACCCGGCGAGCTCACTTCACTTTGCcggttttgtttttccttttttgaggAGGAGGTGGACACTCCGCGATGCAAATGGAATTGGAACTGGAGGTGCCCACCGTAGCTACTCAAAGCTACCAGTTCAGGTCGTCCACGAGCGACCTGGCTTATAAAATGCTCATTTGAATTCAATTTTTTGTTCATCagttcatcaaaatatcaaatttgTTCATCGAAAtagaaaatgttcatcaaattcgatTATTCTTCatcattttcaaaatttgtttatttaattcaaaatttgttcttcATTTTTTAAATGTTCTTGAATACAAATTTTGTTCAtgaagttcaaaaaatgttcatcaaaatcgAAATTTTGTTCGTCAAATACAAAATATTGTTCATCATTATTAAAAATGCTCATGTtttttcatcaaaataagaaacaaATTCattaaaatttaaaaaatgttcgttattttgaaatcacgaacattttttaattcaAAAGTGTTTTTGACAATTGAAAATTcacaaaattttgaattttttaacCTTTTTGTAATCCTGAATTACTTTTACATGGAATAAAACAAAAACAGGAAAGTAAACACAAAgacgaaaacaaaaacaaaaaaaaacagagaGTGTCCCGCCCCGCGCATGGGCCGCCCCAACAAGGCGCGCGAGGGACTGGGGGGGTGCGCGCTTCCGGGACTAGGGGCACCCAGGTCGCCAAATAGGGGCATGTCACGTTACAGCCCACCACGACAAGTTTGCTAACTGGGCCGTGCCAGCCTGTTGTAAACGAGCCAGGCCTCGACACGTTTGGCCCGCATGTGCACATCCTTTTCGGCCTAATGGGTTGTTTTTTTTGGCTATTTGGGGGAGCCGAGCATGTGAGTCACAACCCACTTGGCCAGCTTTGGTACTACTCCGCAACATCGACGGTTTTGGAAAGATTTTTTTTTTGCTCGAGTACACACCATGCAAGGGTTGCTTCTAAAATTCTAACAACACCCTCCTTGGGCAGACATGAGACACCCAACCATCGTCATTCGTCTTTGCTAAACGTCATCGAAAATTCAATTGATGTTTTCAAGATGAAATAATCAATTCTCTTAGGCATACCACAGTGCAAATCAGAAACCCAAAAGATGATTGTCACTGCATTGACGTGTCTCCATAATTGGATTCGTATAGCAAGTTACGTGATGAATTTTTACAAGTTTGACATTGATTGTATGTGCAACCACGATTGatgtttagctctaccatcagaagaTGGTGGTGCCATGGTCGCAACACATGTGACTATTGCTGTCAGTCTCGTACCTTAAGATTAGCCCTTCTATTTATAGTTTACACCCTTTTTGTAGTGAAGAAAACTTCACAACATCTCTAACTATGATATTTAACACTGTAATATTCAGAAATCGCTTCCATGCTCATATTCGACGAGACTTTGTTCGAGACAATAAACTGTTAGCAATTCAGCAAACAATTTCATTTTAAGGGTAGTATAGACATTTTAGCACACATATTCATGCCATAGCCATAAACTACAATCTTAGAAAAGAACTAGACGACGAATAATATAGTCAGTTTTCCAGAATCTTCACTGGATAATcctgcaaaaaagaagaagaactaggcctTGATGGACTTGTTATCATTTGGTTCATGGCCATCGTACACATCTACTTTAGAATGTACAGTAGATAGTCTTTCCATGCCCATTTAAGTCAACTTAAATCTTATCAAAATCTAAAAATATGGTGTATGTGAGATATATGTCGGACACGATTGTGTTGAACCACTAAAATATTTATGCCTTCGTTGCAACACATGAAAAATTAGCTAGTATAGCAGGGTAATTGGGTAATTACTCCAGCAGGCACACATCAACCGAAATCCAAAAAATTAAGaaggaaaagggaaagaaaaaagAGACGCGGGAGTCAAGTCAACTTTGTTTATTCATCACTGGTTAGTAGTTCGGCGTCGTGCATCCACGGGTTTATTATCCACATCGCCAGCATCTGGGTTAGTGGTTGTCGCAGCCCCCAAGAGTGCTCGCTCCAGCCGTCGTAAATAATTGAAGCAAGTGTtctattcttttttctttttcatatttcTGTACATGATAAAAGACACGATAAGTTAATGAATGATAAGGAAAAAAAATTAATAGTCGACAATGCATACAAACACTTGTTATTTAGTTTGCATTTCTTGCTACTTTAGTGTGTCCTAGCAATTTGCAAGCGCCGCACCGGGTTGTCAACTCATTATAAGAGAGTGGTCTACCATTTTTCGAGACAGGGCGGCTCTCATCTCCCTTTGTTGCACCTTTGCTTGACACTTTCATAGGATCTTGAACTGCAACCATGTGGCCTTCACCATCATCTACATATTCAATTGCACACTTACTGAGGTCACACATTTTCTTGCTTAACTTTTCCTGTAGCACATCATACTCATGACTCTTAGCTATCACGGTCTTCAAACTCTCCTGTAATTGATCCCACAAAGCTGGGTGTTTGCATGCCGCATGCATAGCTTCTGATGCTAACACACTGACCTTGCTATATTTCATTCTTTCCCCTGCCCCAGGCCAACCAAATCCCAACAGATCGCTTGTACGCCTCACGGGCAGTCCCAACCTTGCTTTTTTCATGAACCGAACaagaactaaacactttggtatttcagatatATTCAAGTACTTCAGTACATGGAATATGTGCTTGCAAGGTAGACCCTTTCGAACCATTCTTCTGCAGCCGCACCTTGTAATCTCTGCAGAATTTACTGGTGTATACTCCACCCAAAAACGTCTATTCCAGTTATTCTTCCAGGCCACGATGTACTCCTGTGATTCGTCTTCAAGCATTATTTCTACAATCTCCATGccgctaagagcatctctagccgtgcCTCAACAAGGCCCCCCAGGCGATTTTTCGGCCGCCCGCaccgaaaaatcggcccagtcgcacccccaaaggccctttttcgccggctcgggccgaaattggcgccggcagACCCAGGCCAAACCCAGCGCGCTGGGGGACGCTTGGGGTCGCCGGCCGAATCTTTTTTGGCGCAAAAATCGGCGAGCCCTCCTTGGCAGCGACTCGGCTCTTCTCGTCGCTTCGTCGTCCTTATCGCCTCGGTCCCCGCGgcggaatcaatgccaaagctgccgcgccctACCGCGCCAGTCAgcctcctccattgatgcctcacgggcagcGCAGTGAAGACgggacgacgcgcgtccctcgcccgccACACATACACACGGCGGCCACGCGTGCGcgcggcgcctccgcctatatatgccgcccccagcgcgccggtgaCACACAGTCTCCCCACCGCCGATGCCCTCGTTCCTCGACACCTCCGCTCCTTCCTCTCTTCTCGCCGTTTCCAGTTCAACCATGGCCGAGCGCTTTCCAGGCgatggcgcggcggcgaacggcttcgttcgccgccaccttcacgaggacgaagctcggctcctctatgaggccgagtacccggtcccgccggacatgcgggtgcccggggcgacGGTGGGCCTAGTAGCGTTTTTTTcttttgtaaaatattttaaatatgtatGAACTCGCCGAAGTTTGGTTGAATTTGCGCCTTATTTGTGCCGGATTTTAGTTTTCAAAACAATCGTGGGCGCTGCGActtgggggcatcacgcccccagcatGCGGTTtgcgccggtgcgcccccagggcgcaatttttagcgcctcctggggggccaacggctggagatggtctaatttttctaagatcatcttgcaacatatagaagtttgCTGGAGTGAAGACGTGAGAAGCAGCTTTCTCAAGTTCTCTGGAGCTAGTAACTGGCACCGATAAACTCTGTGAGGCCGTGTAGTCATCTCGCGCCTCATTCTCACGGATACGTACAACGACGTTCTCATAGTGCAAAATCATATCCACCAGGGTCATTCACCATCTAGGGTGGAGGTGAAGGCATGCGTTCAGACTTTCACTCCTCTGGTTGCTTTTCATGCCAAGCCAAAACCCCTCTGTCAGATAAGCTGCGGCCCACAGTCTCCTTTTCTTATACATCCGTCTCAACTATGTTACTGTTTTTCCGACTGCCATCTTTTGGCAAACGTGTGCCTTCTCTCCTCAAACGTGGTCGTGGACGTGCAGTAGTATAGAAGAGTTTGGAACTCGTTCAAGGACTTGTGACTAAGGTGAATCTTCATTTTTTTTCTATATGCCACGTACATATACGTGATTCTGGCAAGACTTTGTGAATTGCCTTGATCATCGCAGTGTCGGCGTCCGTGATTACACTCTTCGGCAGCTTCTGACACATGGACCTCAAAAAAGTCTACAGCAACCACACATATGTTTCTTCGGTCTTGTCCGAAactatggcacaaccaaaaacaatggtcttccggtgattgttaagaccaacaaaaggtatgaatgACATACCATAGCCTTGTACGTGCTATCAAATACAAGCACGTCGTCGAAGTCCTCATAGTCATGATGGGACTGCGAGTCACACCAGAACATTCTATTCATATGTCCCTCCTTATCTAGCTTGTACTCGAAAAATAAGCTAGGATCCCTCTCTTTCCTACTGGCCATGATGCCTATGGTTGTGGCAGCATCACCTTTTCAAAGCAACTTCCTCTTCTCCCTGGAGCAAAGGTTGTATATATCACACCTGGTAAAACCAACACCGCTATACCATACATGTTTGCCGAC
It contains:
- the LOC119340044 gene encoding putative F-box/LRR-repeat protein At5g54820 isoform X2 → MAGAGEDEAAPPPPSPLDRQQPMEEAAAAKRSRSENHHGVADGPSFRMEDLPAEVQPVIISLLPLKEAVRMSIVSRSWTTLWRFHCDLCFNEPVDVDSNTDDNSADQVNGTGTNDQSTNQYNTKITRAKFIETVNSVIQRHSGIGINKFSIICRLHKEDYHHLDRWIRFAASSKAKIIDFDLKISDYPVEEAPHFPLEALEDQGSSFVQSLSLASVSIKPHSGLCRFTILRRLVLSSVQIFGDFPGLLAKCSRLEDLEIKWCSGVDDLIVPHKLDKLQHLLIAGTDIQMVEIHAADLAHFEYDGRLIPIVLHGCSKLEKTTIAFEASNVLPHAFNVIPSISPVKILIVRAFISKYGQSLELPLRPQGMFMHLRHMTCQIIVLARDVNDYNGVLQLAHWLDTAPRLETLDLNMSYLRSGAFVSAEVAGVEAPCMRRHDHLKTVFMSGFQCYKSQIELACCILGNASVLEQLTIEPILTEAIWGDDDYGRVCEWAQRTSKRFGKVITVLDAPLHSE
- the LOC119340044 gene encoding putative F-box/LRR-repeat protein At5g54820 isoform X1; translated protein: MAGAGEDEAAPPPPSPLDRQQPMEEAAAAKRSRSENHHGVADGPSFRMEDLPAEVQPVIISLLPLKEAVRMSIVSRSWTTLWRFHCDLCFNEPVDVDSNTDDNSADQVNGTGTNDQSTNQYNTKITRAKFIETVNSVIQRHSGIGINKFSIICRLHKEDYHHLDRWIRFAASSKAKIIDFDLKISDYPVEEAPHFPLEALEDQGSSFVQSLSLASVSIKPHSGLCRFTILRRLVLSSVQIFGDFPGLLAKCSRLEDLEIKWCSGVDDLIVPHKLDKLQHLLIAGTDIQMVEIHAADLAHFEYDGRLIPIVLHGCSKLEKTTIAFEASNVLPHAFNVIPSISPVKILIVRAFISKYGQSLELPLRPQGMFMHLRHMTCQIIVLARDVNDYNGVLQLAHWLDTAPRLETLDLNLPMQMSYLRSGAFVSAEVAGVEAPCMRRHDHLKTVFMSGFQCYKSQIELACCILGNASVLEQLTIEPILTEAIWGDDDYGRVCEWAQRTSKRFGKVITVLDAPLHSE